A portion of the Pseudomonas koreensis genome contains these proteins:
- a CDS encoding DEAD/DEAH box helicase — MSIFIERLKGLIWTHAFSSKALAKARAYAADDRVEILEIDDKKIEAFCVGSELQAYEQSIYLSEDRLGSVSLRCLCSCPVAIDCKHSAAVIYHLLGTGEDASDNDAQTPLGRALEHWLSTIPVPAKPAEESAQTAVTRLFYKLKPTSANGKWLLDIFKVYQLKSGELREVKPMYSLSEMLMRQPGYLSELDLRVARLLVAMHSHHAYYSGYPLEGSSGAELLEMLLRTSRLFLDFEDLQPLAPGAKRVGQFSWAKQADGGFRAQWSSAEVAQETVLALEPLYYLDREQRQVGPLFTELEEKLACHLTLAPDIPARQAMQFSHRMSAATPIAPPHKLTERIIDDVLPQPQLTLVSGRERSRWEYVLEHRAALVFTYNGHPAVDRNPEVMILNGSETQRIQRQPALEKKQRQSLQKHGFKKATRKSAMDRPGEMFTLPDDSAWLGFMHEGLATLRAADWEIEISPGFHFNVEQVEQWYAEVEEEAGHQWFDLQLGIVVNGERYSLLPILLHLLRTQPRLLDPVNLAQRSDDEKLLIELKPSGFGDPAGAKVALPLSRVKPLMAALGELYLGGHQGDALRLTAPDAARLSMLDGVPLDWQGGERLRTFAKRLQNSSHAHAAAPAGLNAQLRPYQLEGLNWMQTLRELEVGGILGDDMGLGKTLQTLAHLLTEKHAGRLDCPALAVMPTSLIPNWLDEAERFTPQLKVLALHGTGRQKDFANLAEYDLVLTTYALLPRDLETLQPQAWSVLILDEAQNIKNPLSKAAQAARDLQARQRLCLSGTPLENHLGELWSQFHFLMPGWLGDSKSFNRDYRTPIEKHGNVQRMQHLTARIKPFLLRRKKDQVATELPPKTEIIHWVELSDGQRDVYETVRVAMDKKVRDEIARSGVARSQIIILDALLKLRQVCCDLRLINMPLTAKALRSGSGKLISLMEMLEELLGEGRRILLFSQFTSMLALIEEELQQRGLGYSLLTGDTTDRRTPVKNFQGGKVPLFLISLKAGGTGLNLTAADTVIHFDPWWNPAVENQATDRAYRIGQNNPVFVYKLIAKGTVEEKIQALQQEKAALAGAVLEGGTTGGFKLEQSDIEALFAPLPVSRDCR, encoded by the coding sequence ATGAGCATTTTCATCGAGCGGCTTAAAGGGCTGATATGGACCCACGCATTCAGTAGCAAGGCGTTGGCCAAGGCCCGCGCTTATGCCGCCGATGACCGGGTCGAGATCCTCGAGATCGATGACAAGAAGATAGAGGCGTTCTGCGTCGGTTCGGAACTTCAGGCGTATGAGCAAAGCATTTACCTGTCCGAAGATCGGTTGGGATCGGTTAGCTTGCGATGCCTGTGCAGCTGTCCTGTTGCAATCGACTGCAAGCACAGCGCGGCGGTGATCTATCACCTGCTGGGCACGGGAGAGGATGCTTCTGACAACGACGCACAGACCCCGTTGGGGCGAGCGCTCGAGCATTGGCTTTCAACAATTCCCGTGCCGGCCAAGCCTGCTGAAGAAAGTGCGCAAACCGCAGTCACGCGTCTGTTTTACAAGCTCAAACCGACGTCTGCGAACGGTAAGTGGCTGCTCGATATTTTCAAGGTCTACCAGCTCAAGAGCGGCGAGTTACGCGAAGTCAAACCGATGTATTCGCTCTCGGAAATGCTCATGCGCCAGCCGGGTTATCTGTCCGAGCTGGATCTGCGAGTCGCCAGGCTGCTGGTCGCCATGCATTCCCATCACGCCTATTACAGCGGCTATCCGCTGGAAGGCAGCAGTGGGGCCGAACTGCTGGAAATGCTCCTGCGTACTTCGCGCCTGTTCCTCGACTTCGAAGACTTGCAGCCACTGGCACCGGGCGCGAAACGCGTAGGCCAGTTCTCTTGGGCCAAGCAGGCCGACGGCGGCTTCCGCGCGCAGTGGAGCAGTGCCGAGGTCGCGCAGGAAACCGTGCTGGCGCTGGAGCCGCTTTACTACCTTGATCGCGAGCAGCGCCAGGTTGGCCCGCTGTTCACTGAGCTGGAAGAAAAACTCGCCTGCCATTTGACCCTGGCTCCTGACATTCCGGCGCGTCAGGCCATGCAGTTCAGCCATCGCATGAGCGCGGCGACCCCAATTGCGCCACCGCACAAACTCACCGAACGAATCATCGATGACGTGCTGCCGCAGCCGCAGTTGACCCTCGTCAGCGGTCGAGAACGCTCGCGCTGGGAATATGTGCTGGAGCACCGCGCCGCGCTGGTGTTTACCTACAACGGTCATCCGGCGGTGGATCGCAACCCGGAAGTGATGATCCTCAACGGCAGCGAAACCCAGCGCATTCAGCGTCAGCCCGCGCTGGAAAAGAAGCAGCGCCAGAGCCTGCAAAAACATGGCTTCAAGAAAGCCACGCGCAAAAGCGCCATGGATCGTCCCGGCGAGATGTTTACCTTGCCGGATGATTCCGCCTGGCTCGGTTTCATGCACGAAGGTCTTGCTACGCTGCGCGCCGCTGACTGGGAAATCGAGATCAGTCCCGGTTTTCATTTCAATGTGGAGCAGGTTGAGCAGTGGTACGCCGAGGTTGAAGAAGAGGCCGGGCATCAGTGGTTTGATTTGCAGTTGGGCATCGTCGTCAACGGCGAGCGCTACAGCTTGTTGCCGATTCTTCTGCACCTGTTACGCACCCAGCCGCGCTTGCTCGACCCGGTCAATCTGGCGCAACGCAGCGATGACGAAAAACTCCTGATCGAACTCAAGCCCAGCGGTTTTGGCGACCCGGCGGGCGCCAAGGTCGCGTTGCCGCTGAGTCGGGTCAAGCCGCTGATGGCCGCGCTGGGCGAGTTGTACCTGGGCGGACACCAGGGCGATGCGCTGCGCTTGACCGCTCCAGACGCCGCGCGCCTGAGCATGCTCGATGGCGTGCCGCTGGATTGGCAGGGCGGCGAACGTCTGCGGACCTTTGCCAAGCGCCTGCAGAATTCCAGTCACGCCCATGCTGCTGCGCCGGCCGGCCTCAACGCGCAGTTGCGCCCGTATCAGCTCGAAGGCCTGAACTGGATGCAGACGCTGCGCGAGCTGGAGGTCGGCGGCATTCTTGGTGATGACATGGGCCTGGGCAAAACCCTGCAGACCCTGGCGCATCTGCTTACGGAAAAACACGCCGGGCGCCTCGATTGTCCGGCACTGGCGGTGATGCCGACCAGCCTGATTCCCAACTGGCTCGACGAGGCCGAGCGCTTCACGCCGCAGTTGAAAGTGCTGGCGCTGCACGGCACCGGGCGGCAAAAAGACTTCGCCAATCTCGCCGAATACGACCTGGTGCTGACCACTTATGCATTGCTGCCCAGGGATCTGGAAACGTTGCAGCCGCAGGCGTGGAGTGTATTGATTCTCGACGAAGCGCAGAACATCAAGAACCCGCTGAGCAAAGCCGCGCAGGCTGCGCGTGACTTGCAGGCCCGTCAGCGCTTGTGCCTGAGCGGTACGCCATTGGAAAACCATCTCGGCGAGCTGTGGTCGCAGTTCCATTTCCTGATGCCTGGCTGGCTCGGCGACAGCAAATCGTTCAACCGTGATTACCGCACGCCGATCGAAAAGCACGGCAACGTGCAGCGCATGCAGCACCTGACGGCGCGGATCAAGCCGTTTTTGCTGCGGCGCAAGAAGGATCAGGTGGCTACCGAGTTGCCGCCGAAAACCGAGATCATCCATTGGGTCGAACTCAGCGATGGTCAGCGCGACGTCTATGAAACGGTGCGCGTGGCGATGGACAAAAAGGTCCGCGACGAAATCGCCCGCAGTGGCGTGGCGCGCAGCCAGATCATCATCCTTGATGCGCTGCTCAAGCTGCGTCAGGTCTGCTGCGATCTGCGCCTGATCAACATGCCGCTCACCGCCAAGGCGCTGCGCTCGGGCAGCGGCAAGCTGATCAGCCTGATGGAAATGCTCGAAGAATTGCTCGGCGAAGGCCGGCGGATTCTGCTGTTCTCCCAGTTCACCTCGATGTTGGCGCTGATCGAGGAGGAGTTGCAGCAGCGTGGGCTCGGCTATTCTTTGCTGACCGGCGACACCACCGACCGGCGCACGCCGGTCAAGAATTTCCAGGGCGGCAAAGTGCCGTTGTTCCTGATCAGCCTCAAGGCCGGCGGCACCGGTCTGAACCTGACGGCGGCGGACACGGTGATTCACTTCGATCCGTGGTGGAACCCGGCGGTGGAGAATCAGGCGACTGATCGGGCTTATCGTATCGGCCAGAACAATCCGGTGTTCGTCTACAAATTGATTGCCAAAGGCACCGTCGAGGAGAAGATCCAGGCGTTGCAGCAGGAGAAAGCGGCGCTGGCCGGGGCGGTACTGGAGGGTGGCACGACGGGTGGATTCAAACTGGAACAGAGTGATATCGAGGCGCTGTTTGCGCCTTTGCCTGTTTCCAGGGATTGTAGGTAA
- the nagZ gene encoding beta-N-acetylhexosaminidase, translating to MQGSLMVDVAGTWLTAEDRQLLRQPEVGGLIIFARNIEHPRQVRELSAAIRAIRPDLLLAVDQEGGRVQRLRQGFVRLPAMRAIADNPNAEYLAEQCGWIMATEVLAVGLDLSFAPVLDLDYQRSAVVGTRSFEGDPERAALLAGAFIRGMNSAGMAATGKHFPGHGWAEADSHVAIPNDERSLDEIRANDLVPFARLSQQLAAVMPAHVIYPQVDPQPAGFSRRWLQDILRGELQFDGVIFSDDLSMAGAHVVGDAASRIEAALTAGCDMGLVCNDRAAAELALSAAQRMKVKPSARIAKMRGQAFASTDYRQDPRWLTALGALKDAQLID from the coding sequence GGTGGACGTCGCCGGTACCTGGCTGACGGCCGAAGATCGCCAATTGTTGCGTCAGCCCGAAGTGGGCGGCCTGATCATTTTTGCCCGTAACATCGAGCATCCACGCCAGGTGCGCGAGCTCAGCGCCGCGATCCGCGCGATTCGCCCGGATCTGTTGCTGGCGGTGGATCAGGAGGGCGGGCGCGTGCAGCGCCTGCGTCAGGGTTTCGTCCGTCTGCCAGCGATGCGCGCCATTGCCGATAACCCGAACGCCGAATACCTCGCCGAGCAATGCGGCTGGATCATGGCCACCGAAGTGCTGGCGGTCGGGCTCGACCTGAGTTTCGCCCCGGTGCTGGATCTGGACTATCAGCGCAGCGCCGTGGTCGGCACCCGTTCTTTCGAAGGCGATCCCGAGCGTGCTGCCTTGCTCGCAGGCGCATTCATTCGCGGCATGAACAGCGCCGGCATGGCCGCCACCGGCAAGCATTTCCCAGGCCACGGTTGGGCCGAAGCCGACTCTCACGTGGCGATCCCGAACGACGAGCGCAGCCTCGACGAGATCCGCGCCAACGATCTCGTGCCGTTTGCCAGACTCAGCCAGCAACTCGCCGCCGTCATGCCGGCCCATGTCATCTATCCGCAAGTCGATCCACAGCCCGCCGGTTTCTCCCGGCGCTGGCTGCAGGACATCCTGCGCGGCGAGCTGCAGTTCGATGGCGTGATCTTCAGCGATGATCTGTCGATGGCCGGCGCCCATGTGGTCGGCGACGCCGCCAGTCGCATCGAAGCCGCACTCACTGCTGGCTGCGACATGGGTCTGGTGTGCAACGACCGCGCCGCTGCCGAACTGGCCCTCAGCGCCGCCCAGCGCATGAAAGTCAAGCCGTCCGCACGCATCGCGAAGATGCGCGGTCAGGCCTTCGCCAGCACCGATTATCGTCAGGACCCGCGTTGGCTCACCGCCCTCGGCGCGCTCAAAGATGCTCAACTGATCGATTAA
- a CDS encoding S-methyl-5'-thioinosine phosphorylase, producing MTVYAIIGGTGLTQLEGLSIRQSLAVDTPYGAPSAEVQIGEYAGKEVLFLARHGHPHRFPPHKVNYRANLWALKQAGAEAIIAVNAVGGIHPAMGTGHFCVPHQIVDYTSGREHTYFADDLEHVTHIDFSFPYSEPLRQRLIAAVAAEGCEYSDQGVYACTQGPRLETVAEIVRLERDGCDIVGMTGMPEAALARELDLDYACLALVVNPAAGKTTEVITMAEIEQALHDGMGKVKSTLARVLAS from the coding sequence ATGACCGTTTACGCAATCATCGGTGGCACCGGCCTGACTCAGCTCGAAGGCCTGAGCATTCGTCAGTCGCTGGCAGTCGACACTCCTTACGGCGCGCCTTCGGCTGAGGTGCAGATTGGTGAATACGCCGGCAAGGAAGTGCTGTTCCTCGCCCGCCACGGTCACCCGCATCGCTTCCCGCCGCACAAGGTCAACTACCGAGCCAACCTGTGGGCGTTGAAGCAGGCCGGTGCCGAAGCGATCATCGCCGTGAATGCGGTGGGCGGGATTCACCCGGCCATGGGTACCGGGCATTTCTGCGTGCCGCACCAGATTGTCGACTACACCAGCGGGCGCGAGCACACCTATTTCGCCGATGATCTGGAACACGTTACCCACATCGATTTCAGCTTTCCCTACAGCGAGCCGTTGCGTCAGCGACTGATTGCCGCGGTTGCCGCCGAAGGCTGCGAATACAGCGATCAGGGCGTGTACGCCTGCACCCAGGGGCCGCGTCTGGAAACGGTCGCCGAGATCGTGCGACTGGAACGTGACGGCTGCGACATCGTCGGCATGACTGGCATGCCGGAAGCCGCGCTGGCCCGTGAGCTGGATCTGGATTACGCCTGTCTGGCACTGGTGGTGAATCCAGCCGCGGGCAAGACCACCGAAGTCATTACCATGGCCGAGATCGAGCAGGCACTGCACGATGGCATGGGCAAGGTGAAATCAACGTTGGCACGAGTGCTGGCCAGCTAA